A segment of the Curtobacterium sp. MCSS17_007 genome:
CCGGGTTCATCGTGACCGTGGAGTCCGACGAGCAGGTCGAGGGCTCCTGCATCGTCGCGGAGCTGCCCGCCTGACGCCCGGGCCGCGGTACCGTCACGGCGTGGAGTACTCGTTCGCACCACCGACCGCAGCGGAGTTCCAGGCCCTGTACGACGAGACCGGCTGGGGTGCGTGGGACCTCGAACGGTTCGACCGGGCACTGGCCGGCAGCTGGGTGGTGTGCAGCGCGCGGGACGACTCGGGTCGTCTGGTCGGGGTCGGACGCCTGATCAGCGACGGCGCCCTGCACGCCTTCGTGACCGAGATGATCGTGTCGGAAGCCGCTCGTGGCCAGGGCATCGGCGGTGCGGTGCTCGCGCGGCTCGTCGACGAGTCGCGACGCCGTGGGGTCGAGGACGTGCAGCTCTTCGCTGCTCGGGGCCGTGCGCCCTTCTACGAGCAGCGTGGCTTCGCGCGTCGGCACGAGGACGGACCGGGCATGGACCTCGTCACGGACGTCGGGACATCCGACACCGGCGGCGACGGCGACGGCGACGGGGTCAGCGGGCGCTGACCTGCACCGTGTGCCACCCGGTCGCCCCGTTCGGTGCCGGAGGACGCTCGACGCTCGTCTGCACCTGGCCGTCGGCGCTGACCGCCCGGACCCGGATCGTGTGCGGGCCCGCGTCCGGCGTCCAGCGGTACACCCACTGCCGCCAGGTGTCGGCCGAGACGGAGTCCGCGAGCGCGGCTTCCTGCCATGCGCCGTCGTCGATGCGGACCTGCACGGCCTTCACCCCGGTGTGCGGCTGCCATGCGACACCGGCGACGGCGACCGGCTCTCCGGCGGTCAGCGAGGCACCGCCGCGTGGGGTGTCGATGCGCGACTCCAGCTTCACCGGCCCGCGCTCGGACCAGCCTCGGGGCGTCCAGTAGCCCTGCGCGTCCGCGAAGCGGGTGACCTCGAGCTCGGTCACCCACTTCGTCGCGGAGACGTACCCGAACAGCCCGGGGACCACCATCCGCACCGGGAACCCGTGCTCGGCCGGGAGCGGTTCGCCGTTCATGCCGACCGCGAGCAGCGCGGCCGTGCCCTCGTCCTGCAGCACGTCGAGCGGCGTGCCGGCGGAGAACCCGTCGATGCTGCGGGACAGCACCATGTCGGCGCCGTCCTGCACCCCCGCACGCGCGAGCAGGTCGCGGATCGGGTAGCCCAGCCACAGTGCGTTGCCGATCAGGTCACCGCCGACCTCGTTCGACACGCAGCTGAGCGTGGCCATGTGCTCCTGCAGCGGGAGTGCGAGCAGCTCGTCCCAGGTCAGTTCGACCTCGCGGTCGACCGCGCCGTGGATGCGGAGCGACCAGTCGGCGGGGTCGACGGACGGAACCCGCAGCGCCGTGTCGATCCGGTAGAAGTCGGCATTCGGGGTGACGTAGGGCGTGAGCCCGTCGACGTCGAGGGACGCGCCCGCAGGGACGGCCGGCGCCGTCGTCGCCGCGCGGGGCAGTCGGACGGCCCGCCGTGCGGCTGCGGCGGCCTGCACCGCTGCCGTGCCGGCCCGCGACGCTCCTCCCACGACGATCGCCGCCACGGTGGTCGTCGCGCTCCAGACGAGGAAGGCGCGCCGCTCGGTCGCAGCGGGGCGGGGCGACGCCGACGGTACGGCCGCCGCGGCCTCCCACCGACGGAGCCGGCGCAGGAGCACGCGGAGCACGACGATCGCGGCCGTGATGCCGAGGACGGTCGGCGCTCCGTCCCACGTGCCGCTGCCGGAGCGGGTGCTGACGGCGACCAGCGCGAGGAGCGCACCGATGGCGAGCAGGAGCACGCCGAACGGCGGCCGGGCCCGTTCGAGCACCCCCGCGCCGGCACTCACCGCACCCGTGATGACGGCCATGAGCACGAAGAGTGCGATCTTGTCCCCGGTACCGAAGAGTCCGACCATCAGGTCCTTCGCCGCAGGTGGAGCGAGGTCGATCACTGCGGACCCGACGGCCACCAGCGGGCTGCCCGCGCCGCCGAGCAGCAGCGCTCCGAACTCGGCGACCGCCAGGAACGCGGCGACCGCGATCACGCCGCAGACGGCCGCGAGCAGGGCCGGGCGCCGGACGGGTGTCGGGGCCGGTGCCTGCTCGGTGGTCGGTGCCGCTGTCGTGCTCACCCGTGCAGCGTAGGTCGACACCCCCGCGGATGCGCTGACAGGCGGAAGGCGGTGGACGGCCTTCGCTCGCTGGATGCTGTGCAGGAGTCGTCACCGCGGCGGGTTCGTCGACCGTTCACTGCTCCGGGACAGCGGCGCCGACCGGAGCCGTGCGAGGATCAGGAGCGTGTTGGACCGACCAGACCGCGTGCCGCGCCGCCGGCGCACGCACCGGAGGCGGACACAGGTGAGCGCTGGTCACCGGTTCGCGGTCGTGCGGTGGAGCATCGTCGGTGTCTGGACCGCGCTCGTCGTCAGCCGCATCGTGGTCGTGACGGCAGCACCGCAGACCGACCTGACGTTCTTCGGCGTCGCCGAGCTCGTCGCGATCTCCTCGGGCGTGGTCGGGGTCGTCGTCGCCGTCGTCCGTGCCCGGGCCATCCGTCGTCGTCGTGCCGACGAAGCGCTCGCACTGGCGATCCGACGCATCGACCCCACCGTCTGGTTGGTCCCGGCGGCACCGACGCCGGAACTGCGCCAGGACGTGCAGCGTGCCCGGCCTGAGGTCACCCTGGGTGAGCGGGTGACCTGGGCGTTCGGCGCCACCGAGGCATCGCTCTGGGAGCTCGAGGAGCGTCGCGCGACGCGGCTGCTCGTGATCCGCTGGAGCCGGATGGTGCACGTCGGGGTCGAGGACGTCCTGGGGGAGCGGAACGCGGGTGCCGTTGCCATGCACTACGTCCGGCCGGACGACACCGCTGCCGTCGCGACGTTCTTCGTCCGCTCGTCACCCGGATCTGGACGGCTGCTCGGGCGGGGGCTCCGACTCGATCGGCTCGTCGCCGATCTCGCGCGGGAGCGCATCGTCGCCTGACCTGCCGGGCAGTGACCGCCCACCCTCGCATGCGCCAGCGGGCGCGGTGGCCGCAGCGTGCGCAGCAGGCCCCGTCGTCCGACGGGGCCTGCTGCGTGGTCGGGTCAGTGCGTGGAGGGTTCCTGCTCGACCTCGCGGCGCCCGTCCTCGGACCACAGGGTGTGGAAGGTGCCGTCCTTGTCGACGCGCTGGTACGTGTGCGCGCCGAAGAAGTCCCGCTGACCCTGGATCAGCGATGCCGGCAGCCGGTCCGACGCGAGTGAGTCGAAGTACGCCAGCGCGGACGAGAACCCGGGGGCGGGGATGCCCGACGCGGCAGCGATGCCGACGATGCGACGCCAGGCTGCTTCACCCTCGGCGACGGCGTCCGCGAAGTACGGGTCGACCAGCAGGCTCTCGAGCGCGGGGTTCTTGTCGTACGCCTCGACGATGCGATTGAGGAACTGGGCACGGATGATGCAGCCGCCGCGCCAGATCTTCGCGACCGCGCCGAGGTCGATGTCCCAGTCGTACTCCTTCGCCCCGGCGATGATGAGGTCGAAGCCCTGCGCGTACGCGACCACCTTCGACGCGTAGAGCGCGGCGCGGACGTCGTCCTCGAACGTGTCGGGGACGTCGACCACGTCCGGTCGGCTCTGCACCGAGCGCTGCACAGCGGCGCGCTGCGACGGCTTCGAGGACACCGCGCGGGCGAAGACCGCTTCACCGATGCCGGAGACGGGGATGCCGAGTCCGACCGCGTTCTGCACGGTCCACACGCCCGTGCCCTTGGACCCGGCCTCGTCGCGGATGACGTCGACGAGCGGCTTGCCGGTGTCGGCGTCCTGCTGCTTGAGGACCTCGCCGGTGATCTCGATCAGGTAGGACTCGAGGTCACCCTCGTTCCACTGCTCGTAGATCTGCACGAGCTCGTCGACCGAGTGCCCGCCGGCGCGGCGCAGCAGGTCGTAGGACTCGGCGATCAACTGCATGTCCGCGTACTCGATGCCGTTGTGGACCATCTTGACGAAGTGGCCCGCGCCGTCGGTGCCGATGTGGGTCACGCACGGTTCGCCCTCGGCGACCGCGGCGATCGACTTCAGGATCGGCCCGAGGGTCTCCCACGCCTCGTCCGAGCCGCCGGGCATGATCGACGGGCCCTTGAGTGCGCCCTCCTCGCCGCCGGAGATGCCCGTGCCGACGAAGTTCAGCCCCTTCTCGCGCAGGTCGTGCTCGCGGCGGATGGTGTCGTGGAAGTTGGCGTTGCCGCCGTCGACGATGATGTCGCCCTCCTCGAACCGCTCGGCGAGCTGCTCGATGACGGCATCGGTGCCCTTGCCGGCCTGCACCATGATGATCGCGGTGCGCGGCTTCGACAGGGACGCGACGAAGCCGTCGATGTCCTCGGACGCGATGAACCCCATGTCGCCGTGCTCGTCGAGGAGCTCCTGGGTGCGTGCGTAGGTGCGGTTGTAGACCGCGACTGTGTTGCCCTCGCGCGAGGCGAGGTTGCGGGCCAGGTTCGACCCCATCACGGCCAGGCCGACCACACCGATGTTCGCCGTGCCGCCGTCGTCGTGCTGCTCGTTGTCCGCCACCTGAGTCTCCTTCGTCCTGACGTGTCGAGGCCCACGGTACGACCGACACCTTGGGTCGGCACAGGCCTTTCGGCAACTGGGGACGGGAAGCGGACGACCCGTACTGTGGAGGGATGACCGACCGCGACGTCCTCCCGCCCGTGCTCGTGATGGGGGTCTCCGGCTCCGGCAAGTCCACGATCGGCCAGGCACTGGCCGACGCGCTCGCCGAGCAGGGCCGGCCGAGCACGTTCGTGGACGCCGACGACCTGCACCCGGCCGCCAACAAGGAGAAGATGCGCCATGGCACGCCCCTGACCGACGAGGACCGCTGGCCCTGGTTGGACGCGTGCGCGGCCCGGATCGCCGAGGTGCAGGCGTCGGGCCACCGGTGCGTGATGGCGAACTCCGCGCTGAAGCGGGTGTACCGCGACCGGCTCCGCAGCGCGGCGCCCGACCTGGTGATCGCGTTCCTCGACGGGTCGTACGAGCTCATCGCCGATCGTCAGGCGCACCGCCACCACGAGTACATGCCGTCGTCGCTGCTCGACTCGCAGTTCGCGACCCTCGAGCGGCCGCAGCCCGACGAGACCGCCGTCGCGGTGTCGATCGAGGGATCGGTCGACGACACCGTGGCGACGATCACGTCGGCGCTGTCGGTCACTTCCGGCTGAGCTCCGCGAGACGCGAGCGGTACTCGTCCGCCTCGATGTCGCCACGCGCGAAGCGGTCGGCGAGGACTGCCCGGGCGTCGGACCGTGCACGCCAGCTGCCGCGGCGCAGGACACCGAACACCACGGCGACCGCCAGGAGCACGAGCAGGAAGAACGCCGGGAACAGGAAGAAGGGCGGGCCGCCGTGCCCGTACGGGCCGGCGGCGGCGATGGTCGAGAGAGCGGTGTGCACGATGGCCTCCTGGGCGGGTCGCGTCGCCCGGTCGGGCGACCGTCCCAGCGTCCGGCCTGGAGGCGCGTCCCGCGTCCACCACGGAGGCCGACTCCGGCCTGCTCCCGCGGCAGTACCGTCGCCCTTCCTGCACAGCCGGCTACTCCCCGGGGAGTAGTCCACAGCTCCTGCCACGGCCCGACGCCGTGGCATCGGGGCAACCCTAGGCTCGGACACATGCACCGCACTCCCACCGCCTCCGCCGAGGCGACCGGCGACCAGCGAGACGGCGTCCGCCGCTTCGCCCGGTTCGGTCGGGTGCTGCCGGTCGCACTGGTGCAGATCGTCGGGACACTGCTCGCGGCACGCTTCCCGACCGGTGCGTCGGACGCCGCCGCCGGCTCTCGCGGCGGCCCGCCCTGGGCGTCCCACGTCCTGGGTTCCTCGATCATGGACCCCGCGCACCCGGGTCCGCTCGCGATCGTGCTGCTCGTCACCGGAGTGGTCGTCCTGTCCTGGCGCTGGCGGTGGCCGACGGGGGTCCTCGCCGTGACGCTCGTCACGACGATCGGCTACGCCCTGCTGGTCAGTCCGCGGGGGCCGTTCGTGGCCGCGCTGACGATGGCCGCGGTGAACGCGTGGCTCAGCGGAAGCCGGGCCGCGGCGGGCGTCGCGCTCGGGCTGGCGGTCGCGGTGCTGCCGACCGCCGACGGGTTCCTCGGCCGTGCGCCGGATCGGAACCTCGACGCGGTCTTCCTGGCCGTCGCGTGGGCAGCCGTGACGCTGTCGGTCGCCGAGCTCGTCCGGGTCCGTCTCGAGCGCGTCGCCGAACGACGGCGCCGACGGGCCGCTGCGGAGCAGGAACGTGCGCGTGACGAGCGCGTGCGCATCGCCCGGGAACTCCACGACTCCGTCGCGCACAGCATGTCGCTCATCAACCTGCAGGCGGGCGTCGCGCTCCACCTGGGGTCCGAGCTCCCCGAACAGACGCGCGGCTCACTCGCGGACATCCGTGACACGAGCCGCGAGGCCCTGGTCGAGCTCAGGACCATCCTCGGTGTCCTCCGATCGGTCGACGGACCTCAGGACCTCGACGCCGCCGGGACGGACGGACCGAGG
Coding sequences within it:
- a CDS encoding sensor histidine kinase gives rise to the protein MHRTPTASAEATGDQRDGVRRFARFGRVLPVALVQIVGTLLAARFPTGASDAAAGSRGGPPWASHVLGSSIMDPAHPGPLAIVLLVTGVVVLSWRWRWPTGVLAVTLVTTIGYALLVSPRGPFVAALTMAAVNAWLSGSRAAAGVALGLAVAVLPTADGFLGRAPDRNLDAVFLAVAWAAVTLSVAELVRVRLERVAERRRRRAAAEQERARDERVRIARELHDSVAHSMSLINLQAGVALHLGSELPEQTRGSLADIRDTSREALVELRTILGVLRSVDGPQDLDAAGTDGPRNEPPGGGVPDVGSTGSAAEPSSADRNSVPGLDRLADLVERARAAGVDVTARVDGDLALLDRTSDRTAFRIVQESVTNVMKHGPAHRARIAVRVGPDVLELSVEDAPSPDHDATDVLTAPLLGPSGNGLIGMRERASAVGGTLSAGPTSDGGWRVTARLPNTASASGPTPRPAEIEEPS
- the gndA gene encoding NADP-dependent phosphogluconate dehydrogenase, producing the protein MADNEQHDDGGTANIGVVGLAVMGSNLARNLASREGNTVAVYNRTYARTQELLDEHGDMGFIASEDIDGFVASLSKPRTAIIMVQAGKGTDAVIEQLAERFEEGDIIVDGGNANFHDTIRREHDLREKGLNFVGTGISGGEEGALKGPSIMPGGSDEAWETLGPILKSIAAVAEGEPCVTHIGTDGAGHFVKMVHNGIEYADMQLIAESYDLLRRAGGHSVDELVQIYEQWNEGDLESYLIEITGEVLKQQDADTGKPLVDVIRDEAGSKGTGVWTVQNAVGLGIPVSGIGEAVFARAVSSKPSQRAAVQRSVQSRPDVVDVPDTFEDDVRAALYASKVVAYAQGFDLIIAGAKEYDWDIDLGAVAKIWRGGCIIRAQFLNRIVEAYDKNPALESLLVDPYFADAVAEGEAAWRRIVGIAAASGIPAPGFSSALAYFDSLASDRLPASLIQGQRDFFGAHTYQRVDKDGTFHTLWSEDGRREVEQEPSTH
- a CDS encoding GNAT family N-acetyltransferase produces the protein MEYSFAPPTAAEFQALYDETGWGAWDLERFDRALAGSWVVCSARDDSGRLVGVGRLISDGALHAFVTEMIVSEAARGQGIGGAVLARLVDESRRRGVEDVQLFAARGRAPFYEQRGFARRHEDGPGMDLVTDVGTSDTGGDGDGDGVSGR
- a CDS encoding molybdopterin-dependent oxidoreductase; protein product: MSTTAAPTTEQAPAPTPVRRPALLAAVCGVIAVAAFLAVAEFGALLLGGAGSPLVAVGSAVIDLAPPAAKDLMVGLFGTGDKIALFVLMAVITGAVSAGAGVLERARPPFGVLLLAIGALLALVAVSTRSGSGTWDGAPTVLGITAAIVVLRVLLRRLRRWEAAAAVPSASPRPAATERRAFLVWSATTTVAAIVVGGASRAGTAAVQAAAAARRAVRLPRAATTAPAVPAGASLDVDGLTPYVTPNADFYRIDTALRVPSVDPADWSLRIHGAVDREVELTWDELLALPLQEHMATLSCVSNEVGGDLIGNALWLGYPIRDLLARAGVQDGADMVLSRSIDGFSAGTPLDVLQDEGTAALLAVGMNGEPLPAEHGFPVRMVVPGLFGYVSATKWVTELEVTRFADAQGYWTPRGWSERGPVKLESRIDTPRGGASLTAGEPVAVAGVAWQPHTGVKAVQVRIDDGAWQEAALADSVSADTWRQWVYRWTPDAGPHTIRVRAVSADGQVQTSVERPPAPNGATGWHTVQVSAR
- a CDS encoding gluconokinase; this encodes MTDRDVLPPVLVMGVSGSGKSTIGQALADALAEQGRPSTFVDADDLHPAANKEKMRHGTPLTDEDRWPWLDACAARIAEVQASGHRCVMANSALKRVYRDRLRSAAPDLVIAFLDGSYELIADRQAHRHHEYMPSSLLDSQFATLERPQPDETAVAVSIEGSVDDTVATITSALSVTSG